The following DNA comes from Nicotiana sylvestris chromosome 10, ASM39365v2, whole genome shotgun sequence.
TCTATACCAAATTCAACACGCGAATTTATAAGAAATTTAGCTTTACGGAAATAAAACACATGAAAGATCAAAATAACCTTAATATATATTTCTAatcttttactaaaaaaaaagaataaaatttatAAAGTCATATGGAGTATTATTTACCATACATCTCATTTGCTATGCAATAAATCAAATATCGGCCAACAAAAGCATGTATGCTACATTATCCAGTGATTATTAATCTATTGGATTAAGTTGGAAATGCTGAATTTCATCACCCAAATAATGCATAAACATGCGGTCCCCTTTCACTATTGAAGTATTAAGAATGAGCACTAACAAATCAAATCAATAAAACACATCACTATCTCCAGCACTTAGCCAATAAAGCGCGCATGCTACGTAAAAACACTGGGATAAAGACAACCCACAACACCAAACACAGCAAAGAAACAATATACATAAAATGGAACTAATAATGTTTTTCATTTTGATAGCGACAATGTCTAGGACAATTTGAGCGCAATTTCGTTTATTTTACCGGAAACCTATTACCTCCAACAAAACAGTTATCGCATAATTCTGCTCACCAAGACAACTTAGACACATTCAAAGAAATACTTAAGAGATTTTGGGTGCGTCTGGATGAAGGAACACgtaatatttttcaatttttccataTTTACAATAACAAAACCGTGTAAACCTGTACGCAGACGTTACCCCTACCTTATAAAGATTCAATTTCACCATATTTGGTTGACTTACaaattttgcaaaatattttccTCGTGAAATTAGTTTTCtttaattggaggaaaatattttccttaccaagaagaggaaaaaaattcaaaaactcTTTGTCAACCTTCCTCATCCTATTCCCCACCACTTCCAACCCCCACCCATCCCCACCCTCAACCCCATGCATCCCCTCCCCGCCCCCGCCGCCACCACCCATCCTCGCCCTATAGTGTTTGTCTAAattatatattttcaaaaaaaaaaaaaaatctactcACTAACAAAcactaaagaagaaaaaaaattcactcaccgaccaaacatgaaaaaataagtgataaaatcgCTCATTTTCCAGGAAAATATATGTCATCATACCAATCACACCCTTAGGGTGTCACTGCTAGAATTTGAACCTTAAGCTCCTACAGTTTTCACTCACTTTATTGAGTGTTAAGTCTGAGGCTTAGGTGCAACTAATATAATGTTAATATATAGTAACAAACATCACACCATAGTGGCAATAGCAATTAGTCAGTTAATACAGATGAGATTCCCCAGCCTTTGTGAACAAGTTTGGCTGATATACAAAATTGGGTGATTCATGTTCACCCAAGCAGAGCAGCAACAACTGATGCAACAGCAAAAGAAAGAAACATAGGCCACTGAAATTGCTGCCCTGTCATTGACATAAGAAAGGAATAGGCAATAGGAAGTAACATGACAGGATCAAGAAAAAGGAGCAAGAAAGTGATAGTTGGACCCAAATTACTCAACCAAGTACAAACTTGGCAAATTTTCAGGTCCTACAGAGGAAACAAGTCATCTGCTCTTCAACACATACAGCTAAGACATGAATGCGACATGGCCACTGATTTCAATAGCATAGCCACTGGGTATAGAAAACGATGGAAATAAGACTAACAAAGGGTCTTTACTTAGCTGTTGTTATCTATGCTTTATCAAATGTTACATATTAGTAATTTATGTTGCCTGGACACTCCAGAAGTGCTGCCGCACCCATGTTGGATCTTCCAAGAATATAACTACTGTTGGCAGATCCAACACGCACCGTTTTGGCGTTTGAACAATGCAGCCTGTACACCCATTTAGCTCTTGGAATGGGCAATTTGACTGCTCAGATCATAGCACAAAGCTAATCTCTTTTCAGATCAAAACAAAACATCTCCAATACATATTTTGGAAGCATATTATGACTCATCTCAGTTGTATTAACAAATACTGCTAACTTCTAAACCATGAGGAAGGTGTTTtactgaaagaaagaaaaacaaaaacaaaacagaaaaatggaaagcacaaGTTATCAAGATTCTAAGCTGTCAAGACGAGATTCCTTTATTTGATCTACTTAGTTCATCTACCCTTTCTCATGTAGgaaagaaaaggtaagaaaaGAGAATAATTGCGCGACGCCATGGAGGCGGCTCGCCTGCAGTTGGAATGTGTGGAATTTTATCACCCAAATATTTCAGAACATGTAGTCCTCTTTCAGCAATGAAGGAGATTAACAATAGAgcacaaaggaatcaaatcaaTAAAACACATCACTACTCTCTAGCGGCAAAAGATGCGCATTAAGACAAAATCTACACAAAATATAGTATGTTGGCCATTCAAAGAAATGATACATACATGAAATGAAACTGGTAACCTGTTAGATGACAAACTTCACACCATGATCACATAATGGAAAAAATCTCAACTGGTAATGTGGAAACAGCAGTCTTTACACGAGATTTTCCACCCTTCTTTAACATTGACAAATCCAGAGTGGTCAATTCATGCTCAACCATGCGATGAGGGAAACTGCAAAAGGGGTCAAGGGAAAGGGACACGATAGAAAGGGTCTGGTAAATAACTTCTCCAGGATCCTACTGAGGTATATGTCATCTGCTTGTTCACACATACAGCTATGAGGTAAGTGGGAAAACGTTTTCCCCGAGGGCTGAATAACTTCTCTTCAGCATCAAGACATGAACTCATATATACCACCACCTTTAGAACAATGATAGGAAGGATCCCTCTTATGTATATGGACATGAATGAGATATGACTATTGATTTCAAAAGCACAGTAACTGCTTCAATAGAATTGATGGAATTAAGAGTTCAAaaggttcttcaatctggtttcATAGCTTATGACGTTCAGCGAACTCCTCTTTACCACACCACATCTAACCTTACTTCTGCTTATTTATTCACAGAGCATTAAAACTTACCTCAGAAATATATGCTACTAGTACTGGGACTATTGTCAGCAGGAGCATACTGAAGCTCAAAGAGTATCAAGTCCTAAAGACTCGGCTTTCACCTTCAGGGATCTCAAGTAACTTATTGCTTCATCAATGACAACCATCGAGTCTTTTCCTTTCACTCCAGGGATTATCTTCTGCAAAACGCTTATTGTCTCAAGAATTTCATCTTTTCTTGGCCTCTTTTTCCCAGATAGAGAAACCGATGCTTCTGAAACTCGATTGTCACTGTTAGCACAACTGGATTGTGCATCATCCTCTAAGTCAGAGCAAGTAAAAGGTTTTGCAGAGGTTGCAGTATCAATGAGTGATGGTACATCACAGCCACCATCTAAGACTTTACGCTTTTTGTTTGGCCATTCCGAACTAGCTACTTCTTCGCCCATTTCATCAAGCCACTGTGGTAGATCATGAGCTGTCATAGTACTAGGTGAGTGACCTGTGCTTATTTCTTCACCATCCTCAGAATTACCATCATCATCATCTGAGTAGAGTAGGGCATTTAATTCTTCAGTATCCTCATGCAATTCACTTTCCACATTATCTGTATGGTTTTCTTCATAATATTCATCACCGAAATGATGCCCAGATGGACAAATTACATTACTTTTAATCTGTGGGCCTTCTTTAATCATATTACAAGGTGCAGCGGGTTGTGGACTCCAAGAGGGCAGGCCTTGTACTGGAGTACCATTTGAAGAACTGTAAATAAGAGTTGTTTGATCACCGGATTGATCAATAACAAGAAATCTCTTCTGTGCAGCTGCTCCAGGTCCTACATTGGGGTTTTCCTTACCTCCAAGATATTCAACTGACTGAGGACCAAGCATCTCTTTCACTACAGTGCTTAAAACTGGAGCGAAACCTTGTCGGAACTGTGGTAAACAGTAGAACCAATTGCAAggttcagttggttggcttgcctttGACTCTGGCAGCCCATAAAATGAGTAGAGAGAATCCCCTCTTACTGGAACCTCATTCGAGTGAGGAGTCATGTAAATAGGAACAGAATTCTGCTGCCCAATATTGAGTCCACGACTAGAAAAGTTCGAATGGGCTGATTGCAGATCTGGATACTGGTGATGGAACCAAGAACCGAAGTCTTTTTCCATTCAACCTCAACAATCACCTAATtatcaaaacccaaaaaaaagaTCCATAAACCAAATGATCCATAGTTAAAAACTTAACGTTCAAATCAATAAAAATTGTCAAGAACAGAGATATCATGAAACATACCAGCTCTAAATAACTGAGGAAATACAAATTGCTGATTACTTCTTGTAGACTTAAGAAACAAcagaaaatccaaaaattccAGCTTAACTTGAATGCAGTAACAATGAAAATAAAACTACGTGACCGGCTTCAGCAACTGACGGAAATATTCAGCCTGAAATATACAAGATGAGAAATTAACTTTCTTCCTAAAAAAGCTATTCAAACCAGGAGATCAAATATACAACAAGACAATAAAATTGAAATCTAAAAACCTACGAACGCTAACCTGGCAATCTTGAAGAGGTTGAAAGCATGCAATGACTCTAACAATTATGGTGGCAGACCCAGCAATCCCATTTTCGTGCTTCAATGCCCGAAATCTTGTCTGGCCAGCTGCTTGGCACACCATAACTACCTGTTCCAATCCCTCCCACAACCAACAACTACAACACACCACAATCTTATAACAGAACTGATTCTTAAAACCCCCACCAGAAAAATTGTTCAAGAAAAGGAACAATTTTGGTAATCCTTCAAATAAACACCACACAACTATCTCCTATAAGAATGCTAAAAACGTGAGTAATCTGAAGAGAAACAGATTCTTAGCTGATCATGAGAAGGTAGCAAGGAATTACAATGAAACGAGTGGAACCCATGGAAGATTATTATAACAAGAATATGAATTTCAGAGGTGAAAAACTAATCAAGATTTCACAAAAGAAGTGATTTTGTTGAATGTATTTTAGAGAATAACATGACAGTACAAGTTCAATGAGATGACTTTCCTATAAACATCAACAGATAAACTGCACCACAGCATGCTGTTCCTCACTTTAGTCAATTACAAGCTCCTGTAAACATTACAATATACTAAACATCAGTTTAAAAACCAAGAATATAAGATGAAAGCGTGCTATAGGAAAAAGATTAGGAATCTTATAAATGCACGCCTGACTACTCACAAAATTGAGGGGTGGGgtgaattattatttattttgaaaaaaatggtattcttcatttttatttgtttttttgccCCTCGAGTCCTTGTACCATGTCAAAAAAAGTTCTTTTTTTTACAGACATACAAGTCTTAAATTACACTCTTTTCTCGAAGTGTAAAGCTACAGGATTAATTTCATTCACACAATTAGCTGAAAATCCATTCACATAATTAGCTGTTAACCTCTATTTTTTCTCTCGTTTGTATAGTAATTTTTAGTAGCTTTTATAATTAGAGTAATAAGGTGGAAAAAAATTCTAAATTTTGGAGATAAAGCAAGATCCTAATGAAAACTCCTGTAAAATCTTGAACTTGAAAAACCAACAACCCATACAACAAAAACAGGAACATCAAGAATCAAAACTCAAATGGACCAAAGGAAAAACCAAAATCGACCGTACAATTACTTTACTGAGAAAATAGGGACTTACAGAAAATGAAAGTAGAGAAGCGTAACCCAATTGATTATAATGGAAACCCAGAAAATAGCAGAGATTTTGGAGATTGAAAATAGTGTGCAAAATATGGAGAGGGGAAGTAGAGTAGAGTACAGTCAAAGATGAGGGGAGAGACTATATAAAAGGAAAAAGATCATCTTCTTTACTTTGGTTGATGGAATTAATTGCTTTCATGCGTGCCAAGTGCACGCTTGGATTTGTGTACAATCATATCACTCCTTTTTTTATGGcggggcgggggggggggggggggcgttgGTGTTGGGGGAAAGAGGGGTATACACGGATCCCCACTTgttttctacttatttttaaaagttcAGTTTTTGTTTAAAACATTTGCCAATATTTCAACAATTTTACAAAATTATTGTAAATATAAAATATTACGGCAATTTCTAAATTATAATATTTCACGAATAGAATAGAGCTCGAAAATATTTAACACTAATCGACCATGCACGAAATATCAAGAGAATAATGATTCCATTGCTAATTACTTCTTAATTTTGTTTTATGTTTGGTTTTTGAGTTGATTTGTTTGTAAATTTGAGCGATTGAATTTGAACTTTAAGTAGGAGTAATTGTTTATGTATCCTtgcaaaataaatatataaaaattattaaaatagcacgggctagtcagttttcggactggtaattgaaaaatagtcagcgtttgcaaagttattgaaaaatagccactattttgccgCAACACGAACAGTTCCAGCATAAAATACTgaagattggagcacctgtgtatgaacttccaacgtattatgttggaactccggCATATTATGAAATTCCAGCATGTTATGTTGAAAGTTCACACGTAAAAAATtcaaactccagcatattatgctggaatatttccAGATTTTGAGCagtatttttgttcaaatttatctttacatgaaaaatggctaaatttcgattacttttaaaattacagctatttttcaattattacttataaatctagctatttttaaCTTTAACCCCAAAAAAATCGGAACTATCTGGTACCGAACCGGGGCCCGGGGACACTGAGTGGACCCGTGGGTGGTAGTATGATGATTCCTCCCATTCGCTTTCGTTTGGTTGTCATGACCATTATATTTTCCACTTCCTTTTTTCTATTCTAacttgtttttttttcctttttttttttcttttaagagAAAAAGAAATTTGGATTATTTTTCGAGAAACGAAACCCGAGATTTTTTTCATTATAACCACGGGCGGAGCTAGGGTGACAAATGATAGATTATAACAAGCAGCGAAAGCAATCTCAGTATCAAAACCACATGTAATCTAGACAATTAGTATAAACGGGATTTtacgggttacctcttgaagcgtgaacaaaGCTCCTCTATCACGTGAAACTCTAATTCCACAGCAACTCAATAAAATCTTCAGTACCCGTACGATCATTATCCTCGAACATTCCActgtcttctactgtgttacccaaataatatccGAAAAGAGCAATTTCGTGTGGGCAAAATTTCTAGGAAAAATTGGCTGAAAATTTCGGTCACCATGTACTACTCCCTCTAGGTGAAAAACCTTATGtgtttatagcacaagttttaagggttaaaacCCTTTTCCAAAGCCTGTTAGGTTTTCCCTTCCACTAGAAAAAAATTCCTTTATATcttattatttaggcacagtagggaccacagaatttaattaacaaagcttccaattatggaattaatttatcatttttgaaattaatatccaccataattaattacgaattattccactaaatatccataattgcactccttattcaatttcgaaattcatccattaaatcttatttaactccacatgttaagattcagatattaatcaattaaattaaattactgacgatttaatttattgattatttcctttagactttcgcttaacttatttcatgtgtcggatacaaaattcaccggctgggtttacacatgaaaacttataagctttcataaaggggTATCATCAATATCTAAACCGAGACAtagattccatcaactaactattacttcgccaatgtacattattattatccaatttaccaggcatattgactcacaaaagaatctcgccttttaataaaacaaaataataataatatatataactaataataattatatcaagagtaAGAGTATAAgcacatttaatggctagagggtttattttattaagtcggtataaaatacttatctctacttggtccgttcaatgcatacaaaatgtactagcacaaaaAGTTGAAATTAAACCATtctcataatcaagataaattatactatttaatcttgtgctacaatcattcctgatggtttgtccaattccatcattaaattgtgaactcaaactttatacttataagaaccgatgattcaatcttccgtgtataagctaaaatctatacactaaatcatctactatataagcaaaggactcggactaatatatgatctatttaaaactttattaaaattgaataaataattatttcataataaatactatatctaaaccaaacacatgattaatagtatatatcccaataACAAAAGGGGGTATCGCCGAAAAATATAATGTTAAAATAAATTTGCATTAATAGTATATGTTGAATTCTttaacttgtttgtgtgtttattttttaatattttaaatttcTTTGATAAAAATTTTTTGGCTCCGCGCACTGATTACAACCTTCCCTTTACCCTCACCTTGCCATTTAAAGGAGGACGAAAATATCCAAATCTTTCTATTGGAAATGAAATTAAAAAGAGATATGCACCAAATTGTTTTTTATCCTCATCTTTTAGTGATTTAATTTGGTTTAGTCATGTCTTTTCtatattatatttttctttctcttcgtTCTTCTTCtcttgaaagtggccaattttggtatttaaagaaaatgaaaaggtTGGTTATTATATGAGTAGAATTCTTGATACTAATTTTCCACCTCTCATTTTCGACTACGAATTGAATGTTTCTTtcttctaaatggatttttatcCCTTCTCTGTTTCCATAGATCGTCTTTTTGGGGTAATTTTTAAGGTGGTATTGGTCAATTTCAAATGTAAGACAAGATTAATTAACATCGTTAACATTTTGGAAAGCTCTGCCTTCTCTCTAAAAAATAGAGAGAGAAGGGAAGAACAATAAATCACACACAATCGACAATGAAAATAACGCAAGATACAGTAATAAATGATGAATAGCCTGAATTACTTCGCAGCGTGAACAAACCAAAGGAAGGGACAAATGGAAAAGATAGCTTTAAGGAAAAACTAATCTCCTCTAACAACAACAGCACCCCTCTGGAATTTGAATGCAACGCTTTCAATAATATATCACTTGAAGACGAAAACACAAACCCGGCAAACCACTCAAACTTCATACCCATTTCTGCACAAGATAAAGAAAGACTATATCAATCATGGAAGCAAGCTATCATCATAAAACTTCTTGGAAAAAGCCTAGGATATGTCCAACTAAGGGACAAAATACATAGGCTATGGAGATCCGCGAAAACCTTAAATCTGATAGAATAATTTCTACCTCATAAAGTTTAAATCACAAGACATCAACAATAAAGCCTTACAACAGGGTCCATGGTTTATGGGGTCACAATATATATCAATCCGACAATGGGAGCCAAAGTTCAACCCATATgaagcaaaaacaatcacaaccaCAATATGAATACATTTGCAAGACCTGCCAGCTAAATTTTATGATTTTACAATTCTAAAAAGGATCAACCAAATAATAGGTACACTAATAAAAATCTACAACTGCACAGCTCAAGCAACTAGAGGACGATATGCAAGATTATGCATCCTCGCCCCAATAGGCAAACCTCTATCAACTACAGTGTTGTTGGGAACCCACCTCCAGCAAAATATATTATGAGGACACAAACCCTCTATGCATCCTATGTGGATGCTTAGGGCATAAACACAACCAATGGATATCGAAGACACAATCTCAGGAAACCACGAGAAATGAAGAAAGTACAAGCCAATCAGCATCTGAAGGGCCTTGAAAAACAGTTGCATACCCATAGAGAAAAAGCAAAAAGCAGGTAAACATTCACAACCAAAACCAAGTGCTAATTCAAATACCAATAGTTATACCAAATACAGGATTGAGCAATCAAAGGAAGCTCAATAGGTAAAAATGAGTAAGGAAGAGGAGAATCAAACTACCATCATCAAAGAGATCAAATCAATGGTCAACACTAGCGAAGAAACCAAAAAAAGCAATGGAGTCGACATCAACACTATGAACAGTACACGCAATTCTCTCACCAATCCTGACACCGCGACAAAGCCACGCAACCCTAATTCCATTCACCCCGTGGAGCTTACTCAACCACAAACGGAGACAAAAATTACATTT
Coding sequences within:
- the LOC104238834 gene encoding transcription factor bHLH145-like; the protein is MEKDFGSWFHHQYPDLQSAHSNFSSRGLNIGQQNSVPIYMTPHSNEVPVRGDSLYSFYGLPESKASQPTEPCNWFYCLPQFRQGFAPVLSTVVKEMLGPQSVEYLGGKENPNVGPGAAAQKRFLVIDQSGDQTTLIYSSSNGTPVQGLPSWSPQPAAPCNMIKEGPQIKSNVICPSGHHFGDEYYEENHTDNVESELHEDTEELNALLYSDDDDGNSEDGEEISTGHSPSTMTAHDLPQWLDEMGEEVASSEWPNKKRKVLDGGCDVPSLIDTATSAKPFTCSDLEDDAQSSCANSDNRVSEASVSLSGKKRPRKDEILETISVLQKIIPGVKGKDSMVVIDEAISYLRSLKVKAESLGLDTL